The DNA segment ATTCGAGGGCGGCATTGAGGGAGTTCATGACACCTCGCGGCGGGTGAGGACGGCGATCTCCCCGTAGGCCACCAGCGTGCGCGCGGCCCGTCCGAGAAGGGAACCGAGCGCCACGGCCAGCATGCCGCCCACGGCGGGCTTGAGGAGGAGGGCGCTGAGGGGGAACACGATCAGGCCGACGATCACGCCCCGGCCGTAGAGCCAGGAGCGCCCCGTGGCGAACAGCGTGTTGAAGGGAAGCGCCGCGGCCTGGAGGACCGAGAACCACAGGCAGACCTTCATGAGGGGGATGCCCTCCACGTACTTGGGAATGGCCAGGGGGACCAGGAGCCCCACCAGCCAGGAGCAGACCGCCACCAGGACGGCCATTCCCGCGGTGAGTCCGGCGGTGACCAGCAGGGACCGGGCGTTGGCGCTCCGCACGCTGCCTTCCCGGGCGTAGGCCTCCACCACCCGCGGCGTCATCACCTGGTAGACCGACTGCGGAAGGACGTTCATCCCGTCGCGCATCACCGCGGCCACGGCGAACAGCCCCAGCCCCGTCGTGCCGCCCAGGTACAGCATCAGAGCGCTTTCCGTGGCCATCCAGATGGAGGTGTACAGGCTGCCCCACAGGCTGAAGGGCAGGCCCACGCGCACCACCTCGCCCAGGGCCTTCCGGTTGAACCGGAGCGGAATCCGCAGGGGCCGCATCCACTGGAACAGCGCCACGCCCACCGCCGCGGGCACCGCCATCCGGATGCACAGCCCGAAGAAGCCGAGGACGGGGATGATGAACACCAGGGCGAAGTTGACGACGGCCTGCACCAGCTGGACCTTCGCCAGGGTCACGAACTGGTGGATGGTGCGGTAGGTGGCGCTCAGGTAGCCGCCGTAGTAGATGCTCCAGCAGCACACGGCCTGGGACAGCCAGCCCGCCACGCCCCAGGCGTCCCCGCGCCCCAGGGAGACGAGGGCGCACACAAGGAAGGCCACCGACGCCGCGCTGGAGACCAGGGCGTTCCACGCGCCCGCGGCCGATGCCAGGGCCTCCACCTTCTCGGGCATGGCCTTCCCCATGTAGAAGGGGATCTGGCGCCACAGCCCGTCGAAGGTGCCCAGGTGGAGGCAGGTGAGATACATCAGGGGAATCGTGAAGACGCGGAAGCGGCCCGTCTCCGCGGGCCCCAGGAAGCGCGCCACCAACAGGCCCCCCACGGCGCCCAGGAGCGAGGAGGTGATGTTCCCCCCGAAGAGCGCGGCCACGGAGCCCAGCACCTCCCGGTGGCGGGAGATCCGCGCCCGCTGGACGTCGAGAAAGGTCTCAACGGCCACGGGCGGTCCGGGAAGCGGCAGAACGGCGCATCACGTCACACGGGCAAAGCATGGGTGTCGGGCCGTCCCGGATCGAAGGGCTCGCTGGCCCAGAAGAGGGTGACGAGGTCGGTGGCGCCGGTGTTGGTGATGCTGTGGGTGTAGCCCGGCGGGATGTCCACCACGCGGGGCTCGGCGCCGGACACGGGGTATTCGATCACCTCGCGGCCGTCCAGGGGACGGAAGCGGACCACCGCCTCGCCGCTCACCACCAGGAACTTCTCGGTCTTGGTGTGGTGCCAGTGGTGGCCCCGGGCGATCCCCGGATGGGTCACCGACACGAAGATCTGCCCCAGGGCCGGGCTGCGCAGCACCTCCGCCAGCCAGCCACGGGGATCCCGCCGGATCTCCAGCGAGTACGCGAACTGGTCCTCGGGAAGGTAGCTCAGGTACATCGAATACAGCCGGCGGGACAGGTCGTCCCCCACGTCCGGGGTCTCCCGCGTCCGGCGGGTTTCGGGGAAGCGGCTGATCCGCTCCGCCAGATCACCCAGCGTCACGGTGAACACCCGCGGCACGGTGGGCTCCCCATCCGGTCCCCGCTGGGGCGATCCGCGGAAGGCGGCGATGAATTCCGCCACCACGTCGTCCACGTGGACCAGGCTCACTTCCCGGGCGGGATCGTGGACTTCCAGCGGCAATCCGTGGGCCACGCGGTGGCAGAAGGTCGCCACCACCGAGTTGTAGGCGGGACGGGACCATTTCCCGAAGACGTTGGGCAGGCGAAAGACGAACACCGGCGCGCCGGTCTCCTGGCCGTAGGCACGGACCAGTTCCTCCGCCTGGCGCTTGCTCACGCCGTAGGGATTGTCGAGGGCCGCCTGGGTGGAGGAACTGATCAGCACCGGCACCGGACGGCCCGCGGCGCGAAGGGCCTCCAACAAGCGGCGCGTCACGTCCACGTTTCCTTCGATGAATTCCGCGGGATCCTGGGGCCGGTTGACGCCGGCGAGGTGGAACACGAAGTCCGCGCGGGCGGCCAGTTCCGGCAAGGTCTCCGGATCGTCCCCGCGGTCGAAGGAAAGGATCTCCAGGTCGGGCACGGCGGACAGCGTGGCGATCAGGTTGCGGCCGAGGAAGCCCTGGGCCCCTGTCACGACGACCGTTGCCATGTGCCTGCTCCTTGTCGAAGGTGAAGATGGATTCGGGGGCTGCGTCGATACTGGACCAGATGGAGGGTTCATCAAGCGCCGATCGGATCCGGACGCGCGGAGACGATTGGATCATGTCGCTGAGTGTAGCCAAGTATAACGTATTTTTCTGAAGCCGCACCAGTCTCTATCGGACTCTGCCGACAATTCACTTTCCCCATAGCAGGGCCGTGGCCGGACGGATTTCGCAGGCGCAGCGGCCCACCCGTTCGAGCGGAAGGGGCCGGAAGCCCAGCCGGAAAGCCGGGGAATCGGGAAGCAGCGCGAAGTCGTCGGCCGCCGGCCGGCGGAACCGGGGATCGGCCACGAGGGAGGCCGCGTCCTGGCCTCCCTGCCGCCACGTGCGGAAATCGACGCCTCCGCCCGAACCGAACGTCGGCGAGGCCCCCCGGGGCGGGAAGTAGAGATTCCGGTCCAGGCGGACCACGTCGCGGCCGAGGACATCGGCGGCCAGCGCCAGGGCCTCGGGATTGGAAAAGGCCAGGATGTTGGAGGTGATCTCCAGCCCCCTCGACTGTCCCTCGAAGTTGGCCACGGTGCCCTGGGAGACCCGTCCGTCCACGAAGACGTTGTTCACGACCCGGTTGTCGCGCCCACCCTGGAGCATGACCCCCCCGTTCCAGGCGCGGTACACGAGGTTGCCGCGCACCTCGTACCCGCTCGCGAAGGAATCCAGGTAGATTCCCCAGGCCAGAAAGTCCGGGCGGCCGAAGGTCGTGCCGTAGCCGACGGTATCGGCAACGACGTTGTATCGGATGGCGCTGCCGCTCCGGAAAGCGCGATCGTGCTGAGTGACTTCGATTCCGCCGGTGTCGGCGGTCTCCAGGTTGGTGTTCCGGATCCGGTTGAACTCGATGACGTTTTCCCGCCCCGGGTTCTTGAGGGAGATCCCGTAGCGGGACGCGTCGTGGATGGCGTTGCCCGAGACGAGGTTCTTCGACGCGCCTGCGCCCGCAAGCACGACCCCGCCCACATGGTGGTAGGCCTCCCCCAGGTGGTGGAGGTGGTTGCCCGAGATGGTGTTCCTGCCGCTCTCCCGCACCAGGACGCCGCCTCCGCCCGCGTGGGCCACATCGCAGCCCTGGACGGCGTTCCCGCCGCCCCGCGTCACGCACACGGCGTAGGTCCCGATATTCACAAAGCGGCAATCCTCCACCACGCAGGCCTCGGCATCCGTCAGTTGGACGGCACCCTCGTCGCCCATGCCGTAGCCGGCACTGGCGCCGGTCCGCGTCCAGTCCGTGTCGCGGAAGGTGAGGCCCGTGAAGCGCAGGTACCGTGCCGGAGCCAGGCGGCTCCCCTGGACCTGGATCAGCCGGGAGGTGCGCGGCGCGATGACCTCGCTGCGCGCGGAAAAGCCCGCCCGGGGAAGATACGCCACCGTGCCGGCCCCAGCGTCGAGGAACCATTCGCCGGGCGCGTCCAGTTCTTCCCGTACGTTCTCCACGTAGTAGCGGTCCCCGGGATTGAGGGCGGCGCGGGCTTCGGGCCCCCCGAGGAGGAGCCGTCGGCCCGCGGCGTCATAGCCGCGGAGCGACAGGATCTCGGAGAAGGCCCGGCAGTCCCCGGACGGAAAGATGCGCAGTTCGGCGTCCGGGGCCGTCAGCCAGCCGGGCCGCACATCCGAGGGCTCGCACTGGACGGCGTCCTTGGGTCCCTGCCCCGCCCCACTCACCTGAAGCCCCCGCGCCTCGCGGCGGCGGAAGTCCTTGGCGGAGAAAGTCACGAGACGCCCCTGGGACGGAGGCTGGAGAACGGTTCCATCCGGAACCCAGGCCGGATCGCCGGAGAGGGCCAGCACGTCGAGGACGAGCCCCCCACCCTGCCGGTTCTGCCAGCGGAGGGCCCGCTCTCCCGCACCCAGGCGGAGGACGGCCGCCCGCGCCCACCGGACGGGGCTCCAGCTGCCGGTATCCGCCAGATCCGCGAGCGGAATGGAAGGGCCGCCATCCACGGCGACGGCGGTCCGACCGTCCATGGACGCGAATCCGTACGGGGCGTTGCGGGCGCCGTAATGCAGCCACAGGACGTAGGTTCCGGCGGCGGGAACGTCCACGCGGTATTCCAGCCAATCGCCGGCGCCGTGGATCCCGCCCACGGTCACGCCGAAGGCCGGCGCATCGGATCCGCCCGCGTGCAGGAAACCCTTCCGAAAGGGATCCGCTGGATCCACGTTGGGATAGCGCGCCCGCACCTCGCGCCGGCCGTCCACGAACAGGGAACGGAAGGTCCAAGGGTCGGTCCCCGCGCTCCGCAGATCGAACAGGAGAGGGCTTCCCGAAGGAGCGGATGGGGGCGTCAAGCGCCTCCCCCCAACGAATTCCGGCCGCTCTCCGGGAAAGGCCTCGTAAACCACGGGGGCGGCTTCGGTTCCGGAATCGCGGGCATCGAAGCTGACCGGCGCGTCGAAGTAGTAGAGCCCGCCCCGGATCTGGACCGAGAGGCGCCTGGAGGACGATCCCGCCGCCTTGAGCGCGCGAACCGCGTCCCGCGCCCGCTCCAGGGTGGCGAAGGGACCGTCGCTGCCGTCGGGGCTGGGCGCCGCCAGCCGGCCCGACCAGGCATCCCGCCCTGCGGGGGACACGAAGAAAGTGCCCGCAGGAGGGGGCGGAACCCCGGCGGAATCCAGCGCACATCCGAGGAAGGCCACGCCCATCGCCCAGCGCCGGAACCCCGCAGACATGAGACTTCCTGTCCGGCCGGTCCTCATGTCGGTTCGCTCTCCAGGCACTTGAACATTCCGCTCGACAGGCAATACCATTGGCGTGTTTTTCACAATCATAGCACGTCTACCATTGACTTGAGCATCCTTCTTATAGAACCTGGTTCACACGATCACCCCACTCCGGTCCCTCCCGGAATCCCCTTTCGGCGGACCTTTTGATGAAGGACGGCGCGATGCTCGCAGCACGAATTCGGAACTGGGGCTTCTGGACGAGCGATCTCCTCCAAGGGGCGCCCGTACGGAAGCACTGCGAGGACATCGAAGCCCGGCTGGTCTCCGGAAATCCCTCCGGCGAACGGCTGGAGGCGCTGCTCCGCTACGCCGTGGAGCACGTCCCCCACTACGCCCCCTTCCGCGGCTTCGGGTCCCTGCAGGACTTCCCCGTGGTGGACAAGACCGTGATCAAGGCGGATTACGAGGCCTTCCATTCCGACGCCTTCGCCGGGGCCCACCTCCACCTCCTGCGCACCAGCGGGTCGACGGGAATCCCCTTCGCCGTCCTCCAGGACGAGGACAAGCGGCGGCGCGTGCTGGCGGAGATGATCTGCTTCGGGCGCCGCGCCCAGTACCACGTGGGCGACCGTTTCGTGTTCACCCGGGCCTGGAACGAGCACAACCGCAAGCGCTGGGACGTGGCCCTGCGCGAGAACGCGATCATGTTCGACGTCTCTTCCCTCGACGAGGCGCGGCTGGAATCCCTCCGCGCGCTCCTCCGAAGCGACACCGGGATCCGCTGCATCATGGGCTATCCCTCCACCTTCGAGCCCCTCATGCAGTACATGGAGCGGCGGGGCGACGACTTCGAAGCCGCCCATCTCCGGTCGATCATCACCATCTCCGAGCGGCTGTCCGACGCGACGCGGAAGGCCCTCCAGGAGCGCTTCAAGTGCATCGTCGTCTCCCGCTACTCCAACCAGGAGAACGGGATCCTCGCCCAGCAGTGCCCCGAGCGGGGCGAATTCCACCTGAACACCGCCAGCTACTTCTTCGAGTACCTCAAGCTGGAGGAGAACCTGCCCGCCGCGCCCGGAGAGCGCGCCCGGATGGTGGTCACCGACCTCTTCAACCGCGCCATGCCGCTGATCCGGTACGACACGGGCGACATCGTGGTGCGCCAGCCCTCCGCCGCCTGCGGCTGGGCCACGGACGCGCTCTCCAGTGTGGAGGGCCGGAGGATGGACTTCATCTACGACACCATGGACCGCCTGCTGTCCCCCGCCGCCGTATGCAACCACCTGTGGCCCTTCACCCGCCTGAAGCAGTACCAGTTCATCCAGGAGGCCAAGGGGCGCTACGAGATCGTGCTCAACGGCGCCGACGGGAATTACCGCGACGAGCAGTTCGTCGACCTGATGAGGAACGTCCTGGGCTCCGACGCCGACGTGCGCGTCACCCACGTGGACCGCATCCCTTCGCACGCTTCCGGCAAGTTCATGCAGATCGTCAGCCGCTACAGGCCTTCCGCATGACGGAAATGCCCTTCGCGCACCACCCGGCGGGACGCCAGCGGCGGCCGCCCCTTCCGGATGCCCGCCCATGAACATCCTCTACCTCACCCTCCGCTTCCCCCTGCCCACGCAGCCCGCCTCGCCTTCCGACCTGATGCAGCTCATGGAAGAGTTCTGCCGGCGGGGCCACCGGGTGGACGTGATCACCGTCGACGAGCGCAGGTACGGCCGTCCCACCCGGCTCGTGGAGGAAGGGCCCTTCCAGGTGCTCCGCGTCCGCACGGGGAACATCTACGACGTGGGCACCTACGAGAAGGGGCTGAGCATGGTGACCCTTCCCTGGCTATTCCGCCGCGCCATGGCCCAGTACCTGCCGGAGCGCCGCTACGACCTGGTGATCTACGCGGCACCGCCGGTCACCTTCTCCCGGGTCATCCGGGGGCTGCGGCGGGTCCAGCCCTGGGCGAAGACCTACCTGATGCTGAAGGACATCTTTCCCCAGAACGCCAAAGACCTCGGGATCATCCGGAATCCGCTGCTGTACGCCTTCTTCAAGCGGCAGGAACGCGAGCTCTACGCCGCGTCGGACGTGATCGGGTGCATGTCGCCCGCCAACGTCGCCTTCCTCCGCCAGCAGAGCCCGGAGATCGCCCCCGGCCGGCTGGAAGTGCTGCCCAATACCCGCACGCCGGGCCCTGACCGGGGCCTGGGGAGGCCGGGACCCCTGCGCCGCAAGCACGGGATTCCGGAGGACGCCGTCGTGGTCCTCTACGGCGGCAACCTGGGCGTCCCGCAGGGCCTGGATTTCCTTCTCCGCGTGTTCGAGGCCAACCGCGACCGCCCGGGCCTCCACTTCCTGCTGGTGGGCCGAGGGACCGAGCGCCGCCGGCTGGCGGACGCCGTCGCCGCCAAGGGCCTCGCCAACGTGACCCAGATCCCCCACCTGCCCCGGCCCGAATACGAGGCGCTGGCCCGCGAATGTGACATCGGGCTGGTCTGCCTGGACCCCCGGTTCACCATCCCCAACTTCCCGTCCCGGGTGCTGTCCTACTTCGAGATCCGGATGCCCGTCCTCGCCGCCCTGGATCACGCCACGGACTTCGGCCACATGCTGGACGACGCCCAGGCGGGGCTGTGGTCCCGCGCGGGCGACCTCGACCTCTTCCAAGCCCACCTGGACCGCCTCGCCGGCGATCCCGAACTGCGTGCGCGCATGGGCGCTGCGGGCCGGCGCTACCTGGAATCGCATTTTACTTCCGGCAAAGCATACGAAATCATCTCGAAACACATCCCCCATTCCCAATCCGAGCCGGAGGACTCTTGTCCAGCCATCTCGATCTGAAGAACGCCACGCTCCTGATCACGGGCGGCACGGGCTCGTTCGGAAATGTCGTGCTGCGAAAGTACCTCGCCACGGACATCGGCGAGATCCGGATCTTCAGCCGGGACGAGAAGAAGCAGGACGACATGCGGCACTTCTACAAGGACAACCGGATCAAGTACTACATCGGCGACATCCGCGATCCGGGAAGCGTGTCCTCCGCATTGCGCGGGGTGGACTACGTCTTCCATGCCGCGGCCCTGAAGCAGGTGCCCTCCTGCGAGTTCTACCCGATGGAGGCTGTGCGGACCAACGTCCTCGGGACCTCCAACCTGCTCCAGGCCGCGGTCCAGTCCGAAGTGAAGCGGGTCGTCTGCCTCAGCACGGACAAGGCCGTCTACCCCATCAACGCCATGGGAATCTCCAAAGCGATGATGGAAAAGGTGGCCCTCGCCGAATCGCGGAACATCAGCGCCAAGGGGCCCGTGATCTGCGTGACCCGCTACGGGAACGTGATGGCCTCGCGGGGCTCCGTCATCCCCCTCTTCCTCGATCAGATCCGCGCGGGCAAGCCCCTCACCGTGACGGATCCGGACATGACGCGGTTCCTGATGCACCTCGACACCGCCGTGGAGCTGGTGGAATTCGCCTTCTCCCACGGGCACCAAGGGGACACCTTCGTGCGGAAGGCCCCGGCCTCCACCATCGGGGACCTGGCCCTCGCCATCAAGGAGCTGCTCCAGTCCGACAGCGAGATCCAGGTGATCGGCACCCGCCACGGCGAGAAGCGCTACGAGAGCCTGCTTTCCCGCGAGGAGCGCGTCCGCGCGGAGGACCTGGACGACTACTTCCGCGTCCCCGCCGACTCCCGCGACCTCAACTATTCGAAGTACTTTTCCGTGGGCAACCTCGAAGTCTCCCAGAGCGAGGAGTACCACTCCCACAATGCCCAGCGACTCTCCGTTCCCGAGATCAAGGACCTGCTGCTGACCCTCGAATGCGTCCGCGAGGCCCTCGCGGAACGCGGGCTGCAGCCGGAGCCCGCGCGATGAAGAAACTGCGCGTGCTCACGGTGGTGGGAACCCGGCCGGAGATCATCCGGCTGTCCCGGGTCATCACCCGCCTGGAGGAGACGACGGACCACATCCTCGTCCACACCGGCCAGAACTACGACTACGAACTGAACCAAGTGTTCTTCGAGGATCTCGGCCTCCGCCGGCCGGACCACTTCCTGGAGGCCGCCGGCGCCAGGCTGGCGGAGACCATCGGGCACATCATCTCCCGCGTGGATCCCGTCCTGGAGGAGTGCCGCCCCGACGCCCTGCTGGTGCTGGGCGACACCAACAGCTGCCTGTCCGTGCTGCCCGCCAAGCGCCGCAAGATCCCCATCTTCCACATGGAGGCGGGAAACCGCTGCTTCGACCAGCGGGTGCCCGAGGAATCCAACCGCAAGGTGGTGGACCACCTCGCCGACATCAACCTACCCTACAGCTCCCACGCCCGGGAGAACCTCCTCCGCGAAGGCCTGCCCACGGATCGCATCATCAAGACGGGCAGTCCCATGTACGAGGTGCTCCACGACTACCGCGACGGCATCGAGGGATCGGACGTCCTCGCGCGGCTGGGACTGAAGCCCGAGGACTACTTCCTCGTCAGCTGCCATCGCGAGGAGAACGTCGATTCCGACGTCAATCTGCCGAAGTTCGTCGCGCTGCTCAACCACCTGGCCGAGACCCACGGGAAACGGGTGATCGTCTCCGCCCACCCCCGCACGCGGAAGCGGCTGGAGGCGACGGGCGCGGCCACGGCGGCGGGTGTGGAGCTGGCGAAGCCGTTCGGCTACTTCGATTACGTCAAGCTCCAGCAGAAGGCCCTGCTGGTGCTTTCCGACAGCGGCACCATCACGGAGGAATCCTCCATCCTGGATTTCCCCGCCATCAATATCCGGGAGGCCCACGAGCGACCCGAAGGCATGGAGGAAGGGGCCGTGATTCTCGCGGGAATGGAGATCGACCGCGTGGAGCAGGCCATCCAGGTCCTCCGCTCCGCCTCCATCCGCGCCGGCCGCCGGACCCGGATCGTCAAGGACTACGACGCGCCGCAGGTTTCCGAGACCGTGGTCCGCGCCATCCACAGCTACGTGGACTACGTGAACCGCGTCGTGTGGCGGAAAGCCTGAAGGCCCTCGACACCCCGGCTTTCATCCAGCGCCTTCTCATCATCCAGACACTCAGGTGTCTTGGTGGTGATCTTCATCTTTTGAACGCGAATGCGTCCCCTACGCGATCCCGCCGTGGATCCGCGCGGGGGGGAACAGCCGGAGCGTGGCGAGGATCACCAGGAAATCCGACGCCACGCTGGCGCGGGAAGCGTAGGCGAGGTTGATCCGGATCTTGTCGGGAAGGAGCACCCGGACGTAGGTCTCGTCGGGGTTTTCCGCCTCGGCCAGCAGCTCGCTCTCGCTGCGGTACTTGATGGAGGCCAGGTCCGTGATCCCCGGGCGCAGGCCCAGGATCGCCTGCTCGGCATCGCTGTAGAAAGCCACGTAGCGCGGGACTTCGGGCCTCGGTCCCACCAGGCTCATCTCGCCCACGAGGACGTTCAGCAGTTGAGGCAGCTCGTCGAGCTTGGTGTCCCGCAGCCAAGCGCCCACACGGGTGATCCGCGGGTCCCGCCCCACGGTGATGGCGCGGCCCTGGCGGTCGGCATCCACCACCATGGTGCGGAATTTCCAGATGCGGAACGGCTTTCCGCCCCGGCCCACGCGGACCTGGCGGAAGAAGATCGGCCCGCCGTCCTCCAGCTTCACCGCGCACGCCGCCACCAGCAGGAGGGGCCACAGGAGGGCCAACCCCAAGGCCGACCAGAAGACGTCGAAGACCCGCTTCGCCATGGTTACGCCAGGTTCGCCAGGACCAGGCGCCGGACGGCGTGGATGACGTCGTCCACATCCTCGTCCGTCAGCCCGGGATGGAGCGGCACGCTCAGCATCCGGGAATAGGCGTCGGCGGCCACGGGCAGGGCCTCGGGCAGGTACCCGTACTTATCGCGGTAGAAGGGGTGCATGTGGACCGGCAGGTAGTGGACCGAGGTGCCGATGTTGCGGGCCTTCAGCTCATCGATGAACGCGTTGCGGTCGATCCGCAGCAGCTCCGGGCGCAAACGCAGGACGTAGAGGTGCCAGCTGGATTCCGCCCAGGGCAGCTCCACGGGGAGCTGGAGGGCGGCCAAATCCGCGAAGCCCGCGGCGTAGCGGGCCACCACTTCCCGCCGCCGCCGCTGGAACGCTTCGAGGCGCTTCAGCTGCTGGAGGCCGATGGAGGCCTGCACGTCGGTCATGTTGTACTTGAAGCCGGGCAGGACGACCTCGTAGTACCACGAGCCCGACCGATCGAAGCGCTTCCACGCGTCGCGGTTCATCCCGTGGTGCCCGATGATGCGGCACTTCTCGACGAGGGCGGGATCGCCCGTGACGCAGCCCCCTTCGATGGTGGTGAGGTTCTTCGTGGCGTAGAAGCTGAACGCCGCCAGGTTCGCGCGGGACCCGACGAGCCGGCCCTTGTAGTGCGTGGGAATGGCGTGGGCTGCGTCCTCGAGGACGGCGAGGCCGTGCTCCTCGGCAAGGGCGTCCAGCTCGTCCATCGCCGCCGGGTGGCCCGCGTAGTGGACGGGAAGTAGCACCTTGGTGCGGGGCGTGATGGCGGCGCGGACGGCCTCCGGCGACAGGGTGAGCGAATCGGGGGAGACGTCCACCAGCACGGGCTTCGCGCCGACGTGCTCCACCACGTTGGCGGTGGCGCAGAACGTCATGGAGGGAACGATCACTTCATCGCCGGGTCCCACGCCCAGCGCCACCAGAGCCACGTGGAGCCCCGCGGTGCAGGAGTTGAGGGCCACCACGCCGGGAGCCTGGAGGTAGTCCTTCAGCGCCCCTTCGAAAGCGTGGGTCTTGGGGCCCGTGGTGACCCAGGGCGACTGGAGGGTGTCCATCACCTCCGCCCGCTCGGCGTCGCCGATGGTGGGCGGATTGTAGGCGAGAAAGTCGGTCCGCGCGGGACGATCCTCGGAGACGGAGGCCCGGGGAGAGTCGGGGACGGAAAGGGGATTCATCAGATGCCTCCGGCGGGTTGGGCGAGAAGGTGGTCGAAGGTCTGGAGGTAGTGCCGGATCGCGGACCGGCGGGAGAGGTGGGCCTCCACGTAGTCGCGGCCCTGGCGGCCCTCCTGCCGCACGCGCTCCGGCGCGTTGCGGTATTCGAGGATCACCTGCGCCAGGCGGGCGGGATCGCAGGGCGGAACGACCGCGCCCGAGCGGCTCTCCCGGATGGCGACGGCGAGGGGGCTGTCCTCCTCCACGCAGCCGACGACCGGGCGGCCCGCGGCGAGGTAGTTCCAGGTCTTGCTGGGGACGGCGATCCGGGCCGCGCCGGGCTTGAGGGGGATCACGCCGAGGTTGCAGGCGTTGTAGACGAAGGGCACCTGGTCCAGGGGCTGGAGGGGGAGGAACACGCAGTTCGAAAGGCCCCGCTCCTTCGCCAGCTCCTCCAGGGCGCGCTTCGCGTTCCCATCGCCGATGAACACGAACCGGATGTCCGGGATCTCCTTCAGGCACTCCGCCGCCAGGACCACGGATTCGAGGTTCTGCATCAGGCCGATGGTTCCCGCGTACTGGACCACGAACACGCCGCCGCGGCGGAAAGCCGTGCTGGCGGGGCTGTCCCCCGGCTGGATGTGATCGGTGTCCACCCAGTTGGGGATCGTGGCCACCTGCGTGCCC comes from the Geothrix sp. 21YS21S-4 genome and includes:
- the wecB gene encoding non-hydrolyzing UDP-N-acetylglucosamine 2-epimerase, whose protein sequence is MKKLRVLTVVGTRPEIIRLSRVITRLEETTDHILVHTGQNYDYELNQVFFEDLGLRRPDHFLEAAGARLAETIGHIISRVDPVLEECRPDALLVLGDTNSCLSVLPAKRRKIPIFHMEAGNRCFDQRVPEESNRKVVDHLADINLPYSSHARENLLREGLPTDRIIKTGSPMYEVLHDYRDGIEGSDVLARLGLKPEDYFLVSCHREENVDSDVNLPKFVALLNHLAETHGKRVIVSAHPRTRKRLEATGAATAAGVELAKPFGYFDYVKLQQKALLVLSDSGTITEESSILDFPAINIREAHERPEGMEEGAVILAGMEIDRVEQAIQVLRSASIRAGRRTRIVKDYDAPQVSETVVRAIHSYVDYVNRVVWRKA
- a CDS encoding sugar transferase, with the translated sequence MAKRVFDVFWSALGLALLWPLLLVAACAVKLEDGGPIFFRQVRVGRGGKPFRIWKFRTMVVDADRQGRAITVGRDPRITRVGAWLRDTKLDELPQLLNVLVGEMSLVGPRPEVPRYVAFYSDAEQAILGLRPGITDLASIKYRSESELLAEAENPDETYVRVLLPDKIRINLAYASRASVASDFLVILATLRLFPPARIHGGIA
- a CDS encoding DegT/DnrJ/EryC1/StrS aminotransferase family protein; the encoded protein is MNPLSVPDSPRASVSEDRPARTDFLAYNPPTIGDAERAEVMDTLQSPWVTTGPKTHAFEGALKDYLQAPGVVALNSCTAGLHVALVALGVGPGDEVIVPSMTFCATANVVEHVGAKPVLVDVSPDSLTLSPEAVRAAITPRTKVLLPVHYAGHPAAMDELDALAEEHGLAVLEDAAHAIPTHYKGRLVGSRANLAAFSFYATKNLTTIEGGCVTGDPALVEKCRIIGHHGMNRDAWKRFDRSGSWYYEVVLPGFKYNMTDVQASIGLQQLKRLEAFQRRRREVVARYAAGFADLAALQLPVELPWAESSWHLYVLRLRPELLRIDRNAFIDELKARNIGTSVHYLPVHMHPFYRDKYGYLPEALPVAADAYSRMLSVPLHPGLTDEDVDDVIHAVRRLVLANLA
- a CDS encoding glycosyltransferase family 4 protein, which gives rise to MTSPPLRERFETAAGLGHVLIITPYFAPIPSASTDLMKALAEGLAEEGLKVTVLTNGPALAARPVMTDHPRLKGRIHRAWNPFLRRLGMFHKFGEYLWFMAFFLLRGLAVRDVDLIFVASTPPLAGLPAALLARLKGAKLVYNLQDIFPDSAVVAGLLTGNGRLYRWLRKAEEATYRVSDLVASISPAFSDYVQRTVPGTQVATIPNWVDTDHIQPGDSPASTAFRRGGVFVVQYAGTIGLMQNLESVVLAAECLKEIPDIRFVFIGDGNAKRALEELAKERGLSNCVFLPLQPLDQVPFVYNACNLGVIPLKPGAARIAVPSKTWNYLAAGRPVVGCVEEDSPLAVAIRESRSGAVVPPCDPARLAQVILEYRNAPERVRQEGRQGRDYVEAHLSRRSAIRHYLQTFDHLLAQPAGGI